A region of Ictalurus furcatus strain D&B chromosome 1, Billie_1.0, whole genome shotgun sequence DNA encodes the following proteins:
- the gpatch4 gene encoding G patch domain-containing protein 4, giving the protein MSQTAEEKSRGLKFAEQQLLRHGWEQGKGLGRAENGISEAIRVKVKCDRGGVGHKEGEQFTFHWWDHVFNKASASLAVESDQNEVVVKKMEEEEDGMISNKKPRKAMMNKSMLYGCFVKSATLLSGQEQPEQTSSDSEDSSSEDEEKLDLSSTKNLSDAELMKACGGRTAHKGARHGLTMSAKLARLEQQEQEFMAEYGKNKQMDQTISLSEAAPTELSSALDQGRAEKTEQKKAKKKKQRSDEPKENGVQDNTAASWVHNEEISKKRKKRSKDKADLESEDITDIFVDTDTKKKKKKSKLFLEEESTEIVQEGEVAETAEHQQTDESISKKKRRKKKKHSEKSSALEEGQSKNIVLANEESEETTESHEHEQQEEGTAALHPTPDVYKKKKKKSSKANKVK; this is encoded by the exons ATGTCACAAACAGCAGAGGAAAAGAGCCGCGGACTGAAATTCGCTGAGCAACAGCTTCTCCGTCACGGCTGGGAGCAAG GTAAAGGTCTAGGAAGGGCTGAGAACGGCATCTCTGAAGCAATCAGAGTTAAAGTGAAATGTGACAGAGGAGGG GTTGGCCATAAAGAAGGTGAGCAGTTCACATTTCACTGGTGGGATCATGTGTTTAACAAGGCATCTGCAAGTTTGGCTGTGGAGTCAGACCAG AATGAGGTGGTGGTGAAGaaaatggaggaagaagaagatggaaTGATTTCTAACAAGAAGCCTCGAAAGGCCATGATGAACAAGTCTATGCTCTATGGATGCTTTGTCAAG TCTGCTACTCTCCTCTCAGGGCAGGAACAGCCTGAACAAACCTCATCTGACTCGGAGGACAGTAGCTCTGAGGACGAAGAGAAGCTAGATCTTTCCAGCACCAAGAA TTTATCTGATGCAGAACTGATGAAAGCATGTGGAGGACGCACTGCACATAA AGGTGCCAGGCATGGTCTTACGATGAGTGCCAAACTAGCCAGACTGGAGCAACAAGAGCAGGAATTCATGGCAGAATATGGCAAGAATAAACAGATGGACCAAACCATATCTCTTAGTGAAGCGGCACCCACTGAGCTTAGTTCTGCATTAGACCAGGGGAGGGCAGAGAAGACCGAACAGAAGAAAGCCAAGAAAAAGAAGCAGCGGTCAGATGAGCCCAAAGAGAATGGTGTCCAAGACAATACTGCGGCTTCATGGGTGCACAATGAGGAGATATCAAAAAAGCGAAAGAAACGCTCAAAAGACAAAGCAGATTTAGAATCGGAAGATATAACTGATATTTTTGTGGACACTgacacaaagaaaaagaaaaaaaagtctaaactgTTTCTGGAAGAGGAAAGTACAGAGATAGTGCAGGAAGGCGAAGTGGCAGAGACTGCTGAACATCAGCAGACAGATGAAAGCATCTccaagaagaagaggaggaaaaagaagaaacactCTGAAAAGAGCAGCGCTCTGGAGGAAGGACAGAGTAAGAACATTGTGCTGGCCAATGAAGAGTCTGAAGAAACTACAGAGAGTCATGAACATGAGCAGCAGGAAGAGGGCACTGCTGCACTTCACCCAACACCTGATGtctacaagaagaagaaaaagaagtccTCCAAGGCCAATAAAGTCAAGTAA
- the nes gene encoding nestin: MEISSFRHPNSHTGEEKYEMLELNRRLESYLNHVKLLEEENQLLWGEIQVMRRNPDTAGQRKAQEEALSLARKELQNAWREKDHVELEVSILLEEIEELNILRQKEKSAQAEAKRKLEESKKALEDERRMQIWLREQATHLEKEVSLQVQVHQEDLAALKSSSAFSKPVLMAPQHSQTLNLQGLGEEYSKRAAQVWHEAAGMYQTQMKKLEESLDKTRAHMTLIKQEKKESQLQIKDLAKELESAKAKRELMEKNMVQQRQRQNQDLQHLQAHVEALEAEKLDLGDQISELLVESRNLLQMKMSLSLEVATYRTLLDRESLRVNDQSPSKRNRTVSFLEGITKSPGFPPGTQAISSCLFSTPLNTTSRSITHKANLMTPTPTWNLTLRTPHETLKRPQTTKEEEDIVTVEKQKLETATTISKKHLTGAGSHDHYSAEEEASSIASVSSSEVSKAVDEHESILTRNEDLQEVLKAELGPVLFSTNETAMITSPARHPQTPESVSSSKHTEEANSSEDGDEEETEVSNEMAQISHAPVSAWEENETVIPEERAVVSELELESEDIAENSTQEFMIDVDHAELQMHGENTNKPASLLLQEIPHLSADSFSPAEDDSEILTWADVKEDVIHFVEEESLKSVPEVERASMKGTEEVEEKMEVEQAEWPGIEALEGHELDIKVQEVENEMEQEKKVEQSKEEELTNGEEERIIEEEIGENLGEQKAELMINTYEKGNLVGEKAELVMDTYEKDNLVGEKDKAVMDTFDKDQVVEHNAEEEQGQSDEDESLNISASWRTDPGEADSYAQENTLADTRPLIHYKCDEETDAKIPISHLGVSEPTDSEEEREKHEGASHWSQIIAKRFDTMEDLSEEPELGSIDDIVTDGLVQTVLRESMDVESAVQYESGDLDCHVKALMRDILVDQSESDFRNNSNENSQGEEETKIENYHLSTFLVEKQEESSQLHDWSASLYNETREMNEQQTLVTMQANISEDDITECRPNTENGNIESIEINSEGESEDKKYFDTPLPEPSQEQDLAEEPCEEVSTEITHSDVLLFKTAITKEQACPKEEEDVQSNLSMLTHAVFTDEFSLHSHPESQTNTNDSDLEEPNNSEDESPNVSQCSQLLTQTEMRTQRLDWASAPTTDVVSNTDPSFTGLLSCLLKEDRSESYDVPQAEELENKEEQQYAVDSNSGGMGENADSLPQEWYNLGQEITSVSHSILSTTEEFGDVEMENKKDNMDIVERDALKEECQTNEKENDLHSFFSSSLQEDIWSTSKFEMAATYDPNDQTETERYSYDRINPIQTMAFGEDWGNLTINQQQTTNCQPPTNSKPDKDMDTFIPQSVEEEGEEQKMSQAKQLQCKDVKDGDETVHAEDSTDEGDSWSSGEE; the protein is encoded by the exons ATGGAGATCTCAAGTTTTCGGCATCCTAACTCCCACACTGGAGAAGAGAAGTATGAGATGCTGGAGTTGAACAGGAGACTGGAGTCATACCTGAACCATGTGAAGTTACTGGAAGAGGAGAACCAGCTTCTCTGGGGGGAAATCCAGGTCATGCGAAGAAACCCAGACACTGCAGGCCAAAGGAAAGCTCAGGAGGAGGCACTCAGTCTGGCCAGAAAAGAGCTGCAGAATGCCTGGAGAGAGAAGGATCATGTGGAGCTAGAGGTCAGCATCCTGCTGGAGGAGATTGAGGAGCTGAACATACTGAGACAAAAAGAGAAGTCTGCACAGGCTGAGGCTAAGAGAAAACTTgaagaaagcaagaaagcaCTGGAGGATGAGAGGAGGATGCAGATCTGGCTGAGAGAACAAGCAACTCATCTTGAAAAAGAGGTCTCTCTACAGGTGCAGGTTCATCAAGAAGACCTGGCAGCCCTGAAGTCCTCAAGTGCGTTCTCAAAACCTGTGCTAATGGCTCCTCAGCACAGCCAGACTCTCAACCTCCAGGGCTTGGGGGAAGAGTACTCGAAGAGAGCAGCCCAGGTCTGGCATGAAGCAGCAGGCATGTACCAGACACAGATGAAGAAGCTAGAGGAGAGCCTGGACAAAACCAGGGCTCACATGACACTGATCAAACAAGAAAAGAAGGAGAGTCAGCTGCAGATAAAAGATTTGGCCAAAGAGCTGGAAAGTGCAAAGGCCAAGAGAGAACTGATGGAGAAGAACATGGTACagcagagacagaggcagaatCAAGACCTTCAACATCTtcag GCTCATGTGGAGGCCCTGGAGGCAGAGAAGCTGGATCTCGGAGACCAGATAAGTGAGCTGTTGGTAGAGAGTCGAAATCTACTGCAGATGAAGATGTCTCTGAGCCTCGAGGTGGCCACTTACAG aaCTTTGCTGGACAGGGAAAGCCTGAGAGTTAACGACCAATCACCAAGTAAGAGGAATAGGACGGTCTCATTTTTAG AAGGAATCACCAAGTCccctgggtttcctccaggcactcAGGCCATCTCCTCCTGTCTGTTCAGCACTCCGTTGAATACAACCTCCAGATCAATCACCCATAAAGCCAACCTTATGACTCCAACTCCTACATGGAACCTGACACTAAGAACCCCACATGAGACACTCAAGAGACCTCAAACCACTAAGGAAGAGGAAGACATCGTAACAGTAGAGAAGCAAAAACTAGAAACAGCTACAACTATATCCAAAAAGCATCTAACTGGAGCAGGCTCTCATGATCATTATAGTGCTGAGGAGGAAGCAAGCTCTATTGCTTCTGTTTCTTCCTCTGAAGTGTCTAAAGCTGTAGATGAGCATGAGTCCATACTCACTAGAAATGAAGATTTGCAGGAAGTCCTTAAGGCAGAACTTGGACCGGTTTTGTTTAGCACCAATGAAACAGCTATGATTACCTCACCAGCTAGACATCCCCAAACTCCAGAGAGTGTTTCTTCTAGTAAGCATACTGAGGAAGCAAATAGTTCAGAGGATGGagatgaagaggagactgaggtGTCTAATGAAATGGCTCAAATATCACATGCACCTGTGTCTGCCTgggaagaaaatgaaacagtGATACCAGAAGAGAGAGCTGTAGTCTCTGAGCTAGAGTTGGAGTCTGAGGACATTGCTGAAAACAGCACACAAGAATTTATGATAGATGTTGATCATGCAGAATTACAGATGCATGGGGAAAACACTAACAAACCTGCCTCACTATTACTCCAAGAAATACCACATTTGTCTGCAGATTCCTTTAGTCCAGCTGAAGATGACAGTGAAATTCTAACATGGGCAGATGTAAAGGAAGATGTTATACATTTTGTTGAAGAAGAATCACTGAAGAGTGTACCAGAAGTAGAGAGAGCGTCTATGAAAGGAACTGAAGAAGTGGAAGAAAAAATGGAAGTAGAACAAGCTGAATGGCCTGGCATTGAAGCACTGGAAGGTCATGAGCTTGATATTAAAGTGCAAGAAGTGGAGAATGAAATGGAACAAGAGAAAAAAGTAGAGCAGAGCAAGGAAGAGGAATTGACTAATGGTGAGGAGGAAAGGATAATAGAGGAAGAGATTGGAGAAAACCTTGGGGAACAAAAAGCAGAGTTAATGATAAATACATATGAAAAAGGTAATTTAGTAGGTGAAAAAGCTGAGTTAGTGATGGATACATATGAAAAAGATAATCTGGTAGGTGAAAAAGATAAGGCAGTGATGGATACATTTGACAAAGATCAGGTAGTTGAACATAATGCAGAAGAGGAGCAGGGACAGAGTGATGAAGATGAGTCATTAAACATTTCTGCATCATGGAGAACTGACCCTGGTGAAGCAGACAGCTATGCTCAGGAGAACACACTAGCAGACACTCGTCCCCTCATACACTACAAGTGTGATGAAGAGACAGATGCCAAGATCCCAATCTCTCATCTGGGTGTGAGTGAACCTACTGACagtgaggaagagagggagaaacatgAGGGGGCCAGCCACTGGAGCCAGATAATCGCCAAACGCTTTGACACCATGGAGGATCTATCTGAGGAGCCAGAGCTAGGCAGTATAGATGACATAGTCACAGATGGATTAGTTCAAACTGTGTTAAGAGAGAGCATGGATGTGGAGTCCGCTGTTCAATATGAAAGTGGTGACCTTGACTGCCATGTCAAAGCACTAATGCGAGATATTTTGGTAGATCAATCAGAAAGTGACTTCAGGAACAATAGTAATGAGAACAGTCAGGGTGAGGAGGAGACAAAGATTGAGAACTACCATCTGTCAACATTCTTGGTTGAGAAACAGGAAGAGAGCTCACAGTTACATGACTGGAGTGCAAGTTTATACAATGAAACCAGGGAGATGAATGAGCAGCAGACTCTTGTGACCATGCAGGCCAATATCAGTGAAGATGACATAACAGAATGCAGGCCCAATACAGAAAACGGGAATATAGAATCTATAGAAATCAATTCAGAGGGTGAAAGTGAAGACAAGAAGTATTTTGACACCCCATTGCCTGAACCATCCCAAGAACAAGACCTTGCAGAAGAACCTTGTGAAGAGGTGTCAACAGAGATCACGCATTCTGACGTGCTTCTATTCAAAACTGCTATTACCAAAGAACAAGCCTGCccaaaagaagaggaagatgtTCAGTCGAACCTGTCAATGCTCACTCATGCAGTTTTCACAGATGAATTTTCTCTACACAGTCATCCAGAAAGCCAGACCAACACTAACGACTCAGATCTGGAGGAGCCCAATAATTCTGAGGATGAATCTCCAAATGTGAGCCAGTGTTCTCAGCTGCTTACCCAGACTGAGATGCGGACCCAGCGGCTAGACTGGGCAAGTGCGCCTACTACGGATGTAGTCTCAAACACTGATCCATCATTCACAGGCCTTCTCTCATGTTTGTTGAAAGAGGATAGATCTGAAAGTTATGATGTTCCTCAAGCAGAGGAATTGGAGAACAAAGAGGAACAGCAATATGCAGTGGACAGTAATAGTGGTGGAATGGGTGAAAATGCTGACAGCCTTCCACAAGAATGGTACAATTTGGGCCAGGAAATTACAAGTGTATCCCATAGCATCCTTAGCACTACAGAAGAATTTGGTGATGTAGAAATGGAGAACAAAAAAGACAACATGGATATTGTCGAAAGAGATGCTCTAAAAGAAGAATGTCAGactaatgaaaaagaaaatgacctTCATAGCTTCTTTAGTTCAAGCTTACAGGAGGACATTTGGAGTACATCAAAATTTGAGATGGCTGCTACATATGACCCAAATGACCAAACGGAGACTGAGAGGTACTCATATGACAGAATTAATCCAATCCAGACCATGGCCTTTGGGGAGGACTGGGGAAATCTTACCATCAACCAACAGCAAACCACCAACTGCCAACCACCAACCAACAGCAAACCCGACAAAGACATGGACACCTTTATACCTCAATCAGTGGAGGAGGAAGGGGAAGAACAGAAGATGTCACAGGCCAAACAGTTACAGTGTAAAGATGTGAAAGATGGAGATGAAACTGTCCATGCAGAGGATTCCACTGATGAAGGTGACTCCTGGTCTTCTGGTGAAGAGTAA